A single window of Streptomyces sudanensis DNA harbors:
- a CDS encoding MFS transporter — translation MSALDPPDTARTAATADSSAAPEKGGGGVMGREHRALSIGIVSVVLLIAFEATAVGTAMPVAARELDGVPLYAFAFSAYFTTSLFGMVLAGQWADRRGPLGPLATGIGAFGAGLVVSGTAAAMWPFVLGRAVQGLGGGLVIVALYVVVSRAYEERLRPAIMAAFSASWIIPSVVGPLAAGTVTERLGWRWVFLGIPVLVVPPLVLALPAIRRMASGPADPEAEAPAPGVRRLRLALGISVGAGLLQYAGQDLRWLSVLPAAAGVALLVPAVRGLMPRGTYRAARGLPSVVLLRGVAAGAFISAESFVPLMLVTQRGLSPTLAGLSLAVGGAAWALGSFLQSRPRAEPYQERLMVLGMLLVAAAIAAVPSVLVPVVPVWIVGVAWGFGCFGMGMVISATSVLLLKLSAPGEAGTNSAALQISDGLANVMLLAAGGAAFTALGGGAVGGHALPGAEPAASHPAAFAAVFLPMAVVALVGAWVASRVRPARTG, via the coding sequence CCCGCACCGCCGCCACCGCCGACTCGTCCGCCGCCCCGGAGAAGGGCGGCGGCGGTGTGATGGGCCGGGAGCACCGGGCGCTGAGCATCGGCATCGTGTCCGTCGTGCTGCTGATCGCGTTCGAGGCGACCGCCGTCGGGACGGCGATGCCCGTCGCGGCGCGGGAGCTGGACGGCGTGCCGCTGTACGCGTTCGCGTTCTCCGCGTACTTCACGACCAGTCTCTTCGGCATGGTGCTGGCCGGGCAGTGGGCCGATCGGCGGGGGCCGCTGGGTCCGCTCGCAACCGGGATCGGCGCCTTCGGGGCGGGCCTGGTGGTGTCCGGTACGGCCGCAGCGATGTGGCCGTTCGTCCTCGGACGGGCCGTGCAGGGCCTCGGCGGCGGACTGGTGATCGTCGCGCTGTACGTGGTGGTGAGCCGGGCGTACGAGGAGAGGCTGCGGCCGGCGATCATGGCGGCGTTCTCCGCGAGCTGGATCATCCCGTCCGTCGTGGGGCCGCTCGCCGCCGGGACGGTGACCGAGCGGCTGGGCTGGCGGTGGGTGTTCCTCGGCATACCGGTGCTCGTCGTGCCGCCGCTCGTCCTCGCCCTGCCGGCGATCCGCCGCATGGCCTCCGGACCCGCCGATCCGGAGGCGGAGGCCCCGGCTCCGGGAGTGCGGCGGCTGCGGCTGGCGCTCGGGATCTCGGTGGGCGCCGGACTCCTCCAGTACGCGGGGCAGGACCTGCGCTGGTTGTCGGTGCTGCCCGCCGCGGCGGGCGTGGCGCTGCTGGTGCCGGCGGTGCGCGGACTGATGCCGCGCGGCACCTACCGGGCGGCGCGCGGGCTGCCGTCGGTGGTGCTGCTGCGCGGGGTCGCGGCGGGCGCGTTCATCTCCGCGGAGTCGTTCGTGCCGCTGATGCTGGTCACCCAGCGGGGGCTGAGCCCGACGCTCGCCGGACTGTCGCTGGCCGTGGGCGGGGCGGCGTGGGCGCTGGGGTCGTTCCTCCAGTCGCGGCCGCGGGCGGAGCCGTACCAGGAGCGGCTGATGGTGCTGGGGATGCTGCTGGTCGCGGCGGCGATCGCGGCCGTGCCGTCCGTGCTGGTCCCGGTGGTGCCGGTGTGGATCGTGGGGGTGGCCTGGGGCTTCGGCTGCTTCGGCATGGGCATGGTGATCTCCGCGACGAGCGTGCTGCTGCTGAAGCTGTCCGCGCCGGGGGAGGCCGGTACGAACTCGGCGGCGCTCCAGATCTCCGACGGCCTGGCGAACGTCATGCTCCTCGCGGCGGGCGGCGCGGCCTTCACCGCGCTGGGCGGCGGCGCGGTGGGCGGCCACGCCCTGCCCGGCGCGGAGCCGGCCGCCTCGCACCCGGCGGCCTTCGCGGCGGTGTTCCTCCCGATGGCGGTGGTGGCGCTGGTGGGGGCGTGGGTGGCGTCCCGGGTGCGGCCCGCGCGGACCGGCTGA